A genomic segment from Penaeus chinensis breed Huanghai No. 1 unplaced genomic scaffold, ASM1920278v2 CTG_6908, whole genome shotgun sequence encodes:
- the LOC125024848 gene encoding clumping factor A-like, which produces MLENDNLFSSTHETSSVGNRSDNRSLYDTSVGTRSDTNGSVGNRSLYDTNGSVGNRSLYDTNDSVGNRSLYDTNDSVGNRSLCDTNDSTAVAVDSSVGSLSDSSQSTLGRSSSSDSEFRISDSKRFGGADKRLEGLEIELRKYAADSSVFDGADSSVFDGADKSVFEGADKSVFEGADSSVFDGADKISSVFEGADSPKWGFEAPDFDPKRLSDSEAGFGASESDSKRFGASETSSKRFGASERDSKRYGTSERESKRFEASESDSKRYGTSESDSKRFGASESDSKRFGASESDSKRFGTSESDSKRFGASESDSKRFEASESDSRRFGSSETSSKRFGAPEKPSRRFEPLETGLETTPRKRSPPIKPTRRFDSLETARARPEQIETALETSSRKHETLETSSRKHETLETSSRKHETLETSSRKHEPLETSSRKHEPLETSSRKHETLETSSRKHEPLETAPRSFEPLETASRSFEPLETASRHFETASDVAFSNQGETTTLEDVLDSLLALPSASRSPSPEGPSWLETNFGS; this is translated from the exons ATGTTGGAAAATGACAACCTCTTCTCGTCGACTCACGAAACGAGCAGTGTTGGCAATCGCAGTGACAACAGGAGCCTTTATGACACCAGCGTCGGCACGCGGAGTGACACCAATGGCAGTGTCGGAAATCGGAGCCTCTATGACACCAATGGCAGTGTCGGAAATCGGAGCCTCTATGACACGAATGACAGTGTCGGAAATCGGAGCCTCTATGACACGAATGACAGTGTCGGAAACCGGAGCCTCTGTGACACGAATGACAGCACGGCGGTGGCGGTTGACAGCAGCGTTGGCAGTCTGAGTGACAGTAGTCAGAGCACTTTAGGAAGAAGTAGCAGCTCGGATTCGGAATTTCGGATTTCGGATTCAAAGCGGTTCGGTG GTGCGGATAAGAGACTGGAAGGACTGGAAATCGAGCTGAGAAAATACGCCGCGGATTCGAGCGTGTTCGACGGTGCGGATTCGAGCGTGTTCGATGGTGCGGATAAGAGCGTGTTCGAAGGTGCGGATAAGAGCGTGTTCGAAGGTGCGGATTCGAGCGTTTTCGATGGTGCGGATAAGATTTCGAGCGTCTTCGAAGGTGCGGATAGTCCAAAATGGGGATTCGAAGCCCCGGACTTCGATCCGAAGCGCCTCAGTGATTCGGAGGCAGGATTCGGTGCTTCGGAGAGTGATTCGAAAAGATTCGGTGCTTCAGAAACCAGTTCGAAAAGATTCGGAGCTTCAGAAAGGGATTCGAAAAGATATGGAACTTCAGAGAGGGAGTCGAAAAGATTCGAAGCTTCAGAAAGTGATTCGAAAAGATATGGAACTTCAGAGAGTGATTCGAAAAGATTCGGTGCTTCAGAAAGTGATTCGAAAAGATTCGGTGCTTCAGAAAGTGATTCGAAAAGATTTGGAACTTCAGAGAGTGATTCGAAAAGATTCGGTGCTTCAGAAAGTGATTCGAAAAGATTCGAAGCTTCAGAAAGTGATTCGAGAAGATTCGGTTCTTCAGAAACCAGTTCGAAAAGATTCGGTGCTCCGGAAAAGCCTTCTCGGAGATTCGAACCTCTAGAAACCGGCTTAGAAACCACTCCTAGAAAACGCAGTCCTCCAATAAAACCCACGAGGAGATTCGACTCGCTAGAAACCGCTCGCGCAAGACCCGAACAGATAGAAACCGCTCTAGAAACCAGCTCCAGAAAACACGAGACCTTAGAAACCTCCTCCAGAAAACACGAAACTTTAGAAACCTCCTCCAGAAAACACGAAACTTTAGAAACCTCCTCCAGAAAACACGAACCCTTAGAAACCAGCTCCAGAAAACACGAACCCTTAGAAACCAGCTCCAGAAAACACGAGACCTTAGAAACCTCCTCCAGAAAACACGAACCCTTAGAAACCGCCCCCAGAAGCTTCGAACCCCTAGAAACCGCCTCCAGAAGCTTCGAACCCCTTGAAACCGCCTCCAGGCATTTCGAAACCGCCTCGGACGTCGCGTTTTCTAACCAGGGCGAAACCACGACCCTCGAGGACGTCCTCGATTCTCTCCTAGCTCTACCTTCAGCCTCGAGATCGCCCAGCccg